The following coding sequences lie in one Aspergillus luchuensis IFO 4308 DNA, chromosome 8, nearly complete sequence genomic window:
- a CDS encoding fungal specific transcription factor domain-containing protein (COG:S;~EggNog:ENOG410PJX8;~InterPro:IPR036864,IPR007219,IPR001138;~PFAM:PF00172,PF04082;~antiSMASH:Cluster_8.14;~go_function: GO:0000981 - DNA-binding transcription factor activity, RNA polymerase II-specific [Evidence IEA];~go_function: GO:0003677 - DNA binding [Evidence IEA];~go_function: GO:0008270 - zinc ion binding [Evidence IEA];~go_process: GO:0006351 - transcription, DNA-templated [Evidence IEA];~go_process: GO:0006355 - regulation of transcription, DNA-templated [Evidence IEA]), with the protein MVSTPTISRQRPGSACEECRRRKVRCDRRRPQCQVCFETGIECKINTTRLPRGPRKGQLRTLRTRIAALERCLADQHPEINHQMASIYDGTVIDCDSEEDPLRDLPPLPDPISGTMPDQSSDDRRTGTRSPRSPESPNRPSSLVSDLMRADLYVSLGLLGMSTKLCRDQLYFDRVHPFAPILQRWRYHTWAKQPKKTEAQTCLQYAMWTLAASMSAQFQSLRDRLYAETRRMLDSLDLQGPPTDTAPGIEPAQAWILVCIYEYMQQSPLQAWMSTGRCCRLVLGMRLYELDDPNSPVTMAREHETVLVDWIGLEEQRRTFWMAYSLDRFISFHNGLPFTLDEQLITTRLPCPEEDFQAGQPTLTSYLSDVMSPSAPTSPIPTATTMPSPTVFGRSSHSQILLPHPPPPTPTATPTLGLPDPLSSFTELILIATIVGRALTHRQTVAVEQIHPPNFTHLPSDNFWTRHNYLHELLTYRIATLSSYPHVDPMLMFARIVAQSMVLFLHSVLESITWKSGDHLLGIIDFERVCVLAAHEVVGLVKMQGQLGYFKVHPLTPIPLMMCTEFLSSHGYLDPSFEMMMHDLVESLHDLDRVKNPVQSPPLSVQ; encoded by the exons ATGGTCTCTACTCCTACTATTTCCCGCCAGCGACCGGGATCCGCTTGTGAGGAATGTCGTCGCCGCAAGGTTCGCTGTGACCGACGACGTCCCCAGTGTCAGGTCTGCTTCGAGACGGGCATCGAGTGCAAAATCAATACCACAAGGCTACCCCGGGGTCCCCGCAAGGGACAATTACGGACCCTTCGCACACGCATTG CCGCACTGGAACGATGTCTGGCCGACCAACACCCCGAAATCAACCATCAGATGGCCAGTATCTATGACGGCACGGTCATTGACTGCgacagtgaagaagatccgcTACGAGACCTGCCTCCGCTGCCCGATCCGATCTCAGGCACGATGCCCGATCAGTCCAGCGATGACCGCCGGACTGGGACGCGATCTCCGCGATCGCCCGAATCTCCGAACCGGCCTTCCAGCCTCGTGTCTGACTTGATGCGAGCCGATCTGTACGTTTCTCTTGGATTATTGGGAATGTCCACTAAATTGTGCAGGGACCAACTCTACTTTGATCGGGTGCACCCTTTTGCCCCTATTTTGCAACGCTGGCGCTACCACACCTGGGCGAAGCAGCCCAAGAAGACGGAAGCGCAAACCTGCCTTCAGTATGCCATGTGGACGCTGGCGGCCAGTATGTCGGCCCAATTTCAGTCTCTCCGCGACCGGTTGTATGCAGAGACGCGCCGGATGCTCGACTCGCTGGACCTCCAAGGACCCCCTACAGATACGGCGCCCGGGATCGAGCCAGCACAGGCTTGGATCCTCGTGTGCATCTACGAGTACATGCAGCAATCGCCGCTGCAGGCATGGATGAGTACGGGGCGATGTTGCCGGTTGGTCCTGGGGATGCGACTGTACGAGCTGGATGACCCGAATAGTCCAGTGACTATGGCGCGCGAGCACGAGACGGTGCTGGTGGACTGGATTGGGCTGGAGGAGCAACGCCGGACGTTCTGGATGGCCTACAGTCTGGACCGGTTTATCAGTTTCCACAACGGGTTGCCGTTCACCTTGGATGAACAGTTG ATCACTACACGCCTCCCTTGCCCGGAAGAAGACTTCCAAGCTGGACAGCCCACCCTGACATCCTACCTGTCCGATGTCATGtctccttctgctcccaCTTCTCCTATTCCCACTGCAACCACCATGCCCTCTCCCACTGTCTTTGGTCGATCCTCTCACTCTCAaattcttctccctcaccctccaccacctaCTCCGACTGCCACTCCGACCCTCGGCCTCCCGGATccgctctcctccttcaccgaACTCATCCTTATCGCCACCATCGTCGGCCGCGCTCTCACCCACCGCCAAACCGTAGCCGTCGAACAAATCCACCCGCCCAACTTCACTCATCTCCCCTCGGACAACTTCTGGACGCGACACAACTATCTACACGAACTGCTCACCTACCGCATTGCCACTTTGTCCAGCTACCCGCATGTCGATCCCATGCTGATGTTCGCCCGCATCGTGGCCCAAAGCATGGTGCTGTTCCTGCACAGTGTGCTCGAGAGCATTACCTGGAAATCCGGGGATCACTTGCTGGGGATCATCGATTTCGAGCGGGTATGTGTCCTGGCGGCACACGAAGTAGTGgggttggtgaagatgcAGGGGCAATTGGGGTACTTTAAG GTGCATCCCCTTACGCCGATCCCTCTGATGATGTGCACCGAGTTCCTCTCGTCGCACGGGTACCTTGATCCGTCGttcgagatgatgatgcatgACCTGGTCGAGAGCCTGCATGATCTGGATAGGGTGAAAAATCCCGTGCAGAGTCCGCCGTTGTCGGTTCAATAA